GCTTAAGGTGACGGTTCGGACCAACTTCAAAGTCCCGGCATCGAAAATCCTGACTTTCCTTGTCGCTTCCTCAACAGCATAAACAAATTGATTGTCCGCGTAAACCGCTTCGTTGTCAATCCCGGCATAGTCGGCTTTGCGGACGATTGTTCCTTCGGCATCGGTTTCAAAAAGCCAGCCTTTGTCGCTGACGATGTAGGTTTTCCCACTTTCGCTTACGCAGATATCGGACGGCTCGGGAATTTCAAGCGAAATGCTGTTGTAAGGTTTTATACCAGCTGCTTTTTGCGCATGCAAAGCCGAAAAAAGCAGCAGTGCAGCAACGTTGAATCTTAGGTTGATCATAAACTGTTTCCGTGTATGGTTAAATTGTCAAAACGATTGTTTCCGCTGGCACCTGATGCTGATGCACCGCCAAATCTGATGCGGAATATGAAATTCGGATTATTCGCAACGCCTGGAATTCCGGACAGGTCGAGTGTCACCAATTCGAAATTCGGTTCGGCAGGCGGACTGTAAGTGGCCATTGGCAATCCGGCAGTAATAAAATTGGTGCCATCGATGCTGTACGAATATTGCTGTTCTGAAGCGCCGGAGCCTGTCCTTTCTGTGGCGAATTTTATAACAATATCAGTATACCCCAATGTAGACGCTTTAACGTCAATGCTCCTGGTGTTACTTGGATTCCGGACCCTGAGTCCAAGCCCTTCCGCGTCGTCACTTTGTGTGTTTAAAGCAGATCCGGGTGTCACCTGGTCCATATAACCCGCACCAGTTCCCGGATAAGTGATGGTGGTATTGGCAGCAGCCAGGAGGCTGAAATCGGCATTTACCGTTGTAAGGGTTCCTGTAGGCAAGCTATTGAAGTTCCAGTAATGTATCAGCGCAGCTTCAGGAATGGGGCTTACGCTAATGCTCAATGTTGCCGTTGTATTGCCAAAAGCATTGATGGCTGTAACGGTATAGGATGTCGGCGCACTTAAAACCGTCGGCGTGCCGCTGATAATTCCAGTTGACGGATCAATCGACAAACCTTCGGGCAGGGCAGGGGTAATGCTGTACGAAATCACGGAACCGGTTATGGCAGGCACTATTGGCATGATGGCTGAATTTATTGTAAAGGCATTGTTTTGGGCATAACTCAAATCGGTGGGCGCTGCACCGTTCGCCATCGGAATGGCTTGAAGCGTAAAGTTGTCAAATCGGTTATTACCCGTTATCCCTGAAGCATTATCGCCGCTAAAAGCAATCCTGAGCTTAAAATCCGGATTGTTATCGGTAGCGATGATGGCCGAAAAATCCAATGTCACCAAATCGTTAACAGGATCTTCAGGAGCGTTATGGGAGGTCTTTTCTAAACCGGTCGTGATATAATTGATGCCATCAATCGTGTAACTGTAGTTTTGGGTTACGGCACCCGAACCGCTTCTGGCTGTAGCAAATTTGATGATGGATTTCTTAAACCCGGTGGTAGGCAGGCTTACGATTATTGCCCTCGTATCACTCGGATTCCTTGCCCTTAAACCGGAACCGTCGGCATCTGAATTTTGTGCATTCGTACTGTAGCCTG
This genomic stretch from Flavobacterium pallidum harbors:
- a CDS encoding Ig domain-containing protein; the protein is MRYHYTLFTALIALMISCTSDRDITETTVITDPQAVLVHYWNFNALPSGTVTEALPDMSLIPGEASIAYEGNGEGYMDDFAPGYSTNAQNSDADGSGLRARNPSDTRAIIVSLPTTGFKKSIIKFATARSGSGAVTQNYSYTIDGINYITTGLEKTSHNAPEDPVNDLVTLDFSAIIATDNNPDFKLRIAFSGDNASGITGNNRFDNFTLQAIPMANGAAPTDLSYAQNNAFTINSAIMPIVPAITGSVISYSITPALPEGLSIDPSTGIISGTPTVLSAPTSYTVTAINAFGNTTATLSISVSPIPEAALIHYWNFNSLPTGTLTTVNADFSLLAAANTTITYPGTGAGYMDQVTPGSALNTQSDDAEGLGLRVRNPSNTRSIDVKASTLGYTDIVIKFATERTGSGASEQQYSYSIDGTNFITAGLPMATYSPPAEPNFELVTLDLSGIPGVANNPNFIFRIRFGGASASGASGNNRFDNLTIHGNSL